A genomic stretch from Methylorubrum extorquens includes:
- a CDS encoding putative histidine triad family protein, putative nucleoside phosphate hydrolase (Evidence 3 : Putative function from multiple computational evidences; Product type e : enzyme) has protein sequence MTPYDPDNIFGKILRGEIPAHKVYEDEYSLAFMDVMPQGEGHTLVIPKAPSRGLLDAELQTLAAVIGTVQRVGRAVKAAFKADGLTLFQYNEPAGGQTVFHLHFHLVPRHDGVPLKRHEGGMADPAVLAEHAARIRAALDEG, from the coding sequence ATGACGCCCTACGATCCGGACAACATCTTCGGAAAGATCCTGCGCGGGGAGATCCCCGCGCATAAGGTCTACGAGGACGAGTACAGCCTCGCCTTCATGGATGTGATGCCCCAGGGCGAGGGCCATACCCTCGTCATCCCGAAGGCGCCCTCGCGCGGGCTGCTCGATGCCGAGCTGCAGACGCTCGCGGCCGTGATCGGCACGGTGCAGCGGGTCGGCCGTGCGGTGAAGGCGGCCTTCAAGGCCGACGGGCTGACGCTGTTCCAGTACAACGAACCGGCCGGCGGGCAGACGGTGTTCCACCTGCACTTCCACCTCGTGCCGCGCCACGACGGTGTGCCGCTGAAGCGCCACGAGGGCGGCATGGCCGACCCTGCGGTGCTCGCCGAGCATGCCGCGCGCATCCGGGCGGCTTTGGACGAGGGCTGA
- a CDS encoding putative cation transport protein (Evidence 3 : Putative function from multiple computational evidences; PubMedId : 12215815, 2678100, 8829543; Product type t : transporter), which produces MAESTGAIYTAAGANLAIAAAKFVGAFLTGSTAMLAEGAHSLVDTANQLLLLVGLKRAKKPADAKHPFGYGREVYFYAFIVALFIFLGGGIFAIYEGAHKIEHPEPSADATLFGVQLSGFWVNVSILGFAILAEGYSCFVAVKAFWAEKGQRSAITAIQRSKDPALYTILVEDVAALIGLVIAIGGVVLAHVLDKPALDGWASIGIGLVLIGMSIFLMIETHGLLIGEAADPAVVRTIQAAVSEESAVQHVNAVLTQHLGPSDILVNLSLDFADEVPAGEVERTVARLEQRIKAKSRNVTRVFIEIQSRNAHAAGNAPTDASTPAPTGHDAAPPGSAVPA; this is translated from the coding sequence ATGGCCGAAAGCACGGGTGCGATCTACACGGCGGCGGGCGCCAACCTTGCCATCGCGGCGGCAAAATTCGTCGGCGCCTTCCTCACCGGCTCGACCGCGATGCTGGCCGAGGGCGCGCACTCGCTGGTGGACACCGCCAACCAGCTCCTGCTGCTGGTCGGTCTGAAGCGGGCGAAGAAGCCGGCGGACGCCAAGCATCCCTTCGGCTACGGGCGCGAGGTGTATTTCTACGCCTTCATCGTCGCCCTGTTCATCTTCCTCGGCGGCGGCATCTTCGCGATCTACGAGGGCGCGCACAAGATCGAGCACCCCGAACCCTCCGCCGACGCGACCCTGTTCGGCGTTCAGCTCTCCGGCTTCTGGGTGAACGTCTCGATCCTCGGCTTCGCGATCCTGGCGGAGGGCTATTCCTGCTTCGTGGCCGTGAAGGCGTTCTGGGCGGAGAAGGGCCAGCGCAGCGCCATCACCGCGATCCAGCGCAGCAAGGACCCGGCGCTCTACACGATCCTCGTGGAGGACGTCGCCGCGCTGATCGGCCTCGTCATCGCCATCGGCGGCGTGGTGCTCGCGCATGTCCTCGACAAGCCGGCACTCGACGGTTGGGCCTCGATCGGCATCGGCCTCGTTCTGATCGGCATGTCGATCTTCCTGATGATCGAGACCCACGGCCTGCTGATCGGCGAGGCGGCCGACCCGGCGGTGGTGCGCACGATCCAGGCGGCGGTGTCCGAGGAGAGCGCCGTCCAGCACGTCAACGCGGTGCTGACCCAGCATCTCGGCCCCTCGGACATCCTCGTGAACCTCAGCCTCGACTTTGCCGACGAGGTGCCCGCGGGCGAGGTTGAGCGGACGGTGGCGCGGCTGGAGCAGCGCATCAAGGCGAAGAGCCGCAACGTCACCCGCGTCTTCATCGAGATCCAGTCGCGGAATGCGCATGCCGCCGGGAATGCGCCGACCGATGCGTCCACCCCCGCGCCCACGGGCCACGACGCGGCCCCGCCCGGCTCGGCCGTTCCGGCCTGA
- a CDS encoding conserved protein of unknown function (Evidence 4 : Unknown function but conserved in other organisms) encodes MRSYNLFRRRGREALFCAVPESCAVPRFVGGRRWTFGGRIDESASPPPGFDDRAAVTAVRFNGFYLFQCLDEGGTERAADGP; translated from the coding sequence ATGCGAAGCTACAACCTGTTCCGCCGCCGGGGCAGGGAAGCGCTTTTCTGCGCAGTTCCGGAGAGCTGTGCCGTGCCGCGCTTCGTCGGCGGGCGCCGCTGGACCTTCGGCGGGCGAATCGATGAAAGCGCGAGCCCACCCCCCGGCTTCGACGACCGCGCCGCGGTGACCGCCGTGCGCTTCAACGGCTTCTACCTGTTCCAGTGCCTCGACGAGGGCGGGACGGAGCGGGCGGCCGACGGACCGTAA
- the ada gene encoding fused DNA-binding transcriptional dual regulator; O6-methylguanine-DNA methyltransferase (Evidence 2a : Function from experimental evidences in other organisms; Product type r : regulator) has protein sequence MLAEPEIVPPDAAPLTEAEMRAAVAARDGGFDGRFVYAVRSTGVYCRPSCPSRAARPENLSFHAGSAEAEAAGFRPCRRCRPDEPALSEQQAEKITRACRLIEAAETPPSLDALARAASLSPFHFHRIFKAVTGVTPRAYAQAHRAARAADSLAEGRTVTESVYAAGYGAPSRFYAGGAERLGMSPSAYRKGGAGERIFFATDACALGLVLVAATVRGVCAILLGDDADALRHDLTARFPKASIVAGDADFAATVAAVVRLVAAPGGTFDLPLDIGGTAFQQRVWQALRRIPVGTTATYAEIARAIGEPAAVRAVAMACGANALAVAIPCHRVVRSDGALSGYRWGTERKTALLAREGVKR, from the coding sequence ATGCTCGCCGAACCCGAAATCGTCCCGCCCGACGCCGCGCCCCTCACCGAGGCCGAGATGCGCGCCGCCGTCGCCGCGCGCGATGGCGGCTTCGATGGGCGTTTCGTCTATGCGGTGCGCTCCACGGGGGTCTATTGCCGGCCGAGCTGTCCCTCGCGGGCGGCGCGCCCGGAAAACCTCTCCTTCCATGCCGGATCGGCGGAGGCGGAGGCCGCGGGCTTCCGGCCCTGCCGCCGCTGCCGGCCCGACGAACCCGCTCTGTCCGAGCAGCAAGCCGAAAAAATCACCCGCGCCTGCCGGCTGATCGAGGCGGCGGAGACGCCGCCTTCCCTCGACGCGCTCGCCCGCGCGGCGTCTTTGAGCCCGTTCCACTTCCACCGGATCTTCAAGGCGGTCACCGGCGTGACGCCGCGGGCTTACGCCCAGGCCCACCGCGCGGCCCGCGCCGCCGACAGCCTCGCCGAGGGCCGAACCGTGACCGAGAGCGTCTACGCGGCAGGCTACGGCGCGCCGAGCCGGTTCTACGCGGGCGGCGCGGAGCGGCTCGGCATGAGCCCGTCGGCCTACCGCAAGGGCGGCGCGGGCGAGCGAATTTTTTTCGCGACCGACGCCTGTGCCCTCGGGCTCGTGCTGGTTGCGGCGACCGTTCGAGGGGTCTGCGCGATCCTGCTCGGCGACGATGCCGACGCGCTCCGACACGACCTGACGGCGCGTTTCCCCAAGGCGTCGATCGTGGCCGGCGACGCGGATTTCGCGGCGACGGTGGCCGCGGTCGTGCGCCTCGTCGCGGCGCCGGGGGGCACTTTCGACCTGCCCCTCGACATCGGCGGCACCGCCTTCCAGCAGCGGGTGTGGCAGGCGCTGCGCCGCATCCCGGTCGGCACCACCGCGACCTATGCCGAGATCGCCCGCGCCATCGGCGAACCGGCGGCGGTGCGGGCGGTGGCCATGGCCTGCGGCGCCAACGCGCTGGCCGTCGCGATCCCCTGCCACCGGGTGGTGCGCTCGGACGGGGCGCTCTCAGGGTATCGCTGGGGCACGGAACGCAAGACGGCCCTGCTCGCCCGCGAGGGGGTGAAGCGGTAA
- a CDS encoding putative glucoamylase or glycosyl hydrolase protein (Evidence 3 : Putative function from multiple computational evidences; Product type e : enzyme) translates to MTDKAIADYAVIGDTCTTALIARDGSLDWLCWPRHDGPAVFLALLDSERGGACRLVLDGLTEITRRYLPDTNILETTFVTATGRAVLTDFMPLHRHESVPEEGPDGQAQAQVIRRLACRSGRVSGRWRLRPSFDYARAPAEATTEGETGIRFRGGGDTIRAVCAVPLVLRDDEAEGAFALGAGERADLVIVHGEKHGVDGEELPGAVDASLADTRAYWEEWSGRCTYEGPYRETVLRSALTLKLLTHGPSGGIVAAATAGLPEAVPGNRNYDYRYVWMRDASFTVTAFVNLGYQREAAEFLRFLREADTSRGRDLHLMYALDGAVPEEEFLDHLRGWRGIGPVGIGNAAADQEQYDIYGEFLVALHGYLEAVEYDPPVKVNDHLPEALRHLTDHILRARHAADHGLWEMRTEKRQSVHTKAMLWVGLDRAVQIARADPKHRLASPDTIAGWERAAAEIRAEYHARGWNAGRGAYTMAYESDDLDAAVLRTVLFGAFDPHDPRVAKTLERVGEELGAGDLIYRYRIDDGLEGEEATFTACSFWRVGCLALAGRNDEATALFERLLARGNDLGLFAEEIDAETGEQRGNVPQGFTHMAVINHAVRLAAADRETPTEEPDCRAEADAVPA, encoded by the coding sequence GTGACCGACAAAGCTATCGCCGACTACGCCGTGATCGGCGATACCTGCACCACGGCCCTGATCGCCCGAGACGGTTCCCTCGATTGGCTATGCTGGCCCCGGCATGACGGGCCGGCCGTGTTTCTGGCCTTGCTCGACAGCGAGCGGGGCGGTGCCTGCCGCCTCGTCCTCGACGGCCTGACCGAGATCACCCGCCGGTATCTGCCCGACACCAACATCCTCGAGACCACCTTCGTCACCGCCACCGGCCGGGCAGTGCTCACCGACTTCATGCCGCTTCACCGGCACGAATCGGTGCCGGAGGAGGGACCGGACGGCCAAGCGCAAGCTCAGGTAATCCGACGCCTCGCCTGCCGGTCCGGCCGCGTCTCCGGCCGCTGGCGCCTGCGCCCGAGCTTCGACTACGCCCGCGCCCCGGCCGAGGCTACGACGGAGGGCGAGACCGGTATCCGCTTCCGCGGCGGCGGGGACACCATCCGCGCCGTCTGCGCCGTGCCGCTCGTCCTCCGCGACGATGAGGCCGAGGGCGCCTTCGCGCTCGGGGCCGGCGAACGCGCCGACCTCGTGATCGTCCACGGCGAAAAGCACGGCGTGGACGGAGAAGAGCTACCCGGCGCGGTGGATGCCTCGCTTGCCGACACGCGGGCCTATTGGGAGGAATGGTCGGGCCGCTGCACCTACGAGGGGCCCTACCGCGAGACGGTTTTGCGCAGCGCGCTGACCCTGAAGCTTCTGACGCACGGCCCTTCCGGCGGCATCGTCGCCGCCGCGACGGCGGGGCTGCCCGAGGCGGTGCCGGGCAACCGCAACTACGATTACCGCTACGTCTGGATGCGGGATGCGAGCTTCACCGTCACCGCCTTCGTCAATCTCGGCTACCAGCGCGAGGCCGCCGAGTTCCTGCGTTTCCTGCGCGAGGCCGATACGAGCCGGGGGCGCGACCTTCACCTGATGTACGCCCTCGACGGTGCGGTGCCGGAGGAAGAATTCCTCGACCACCTGCGCGGCTGGCGCGGCATCGGCCCGGTGGGGATCGGCAACGCGGCGGCGGATCAGGAGCAATACGACATCTACGGCGAGTTCCTGGTGGCCCTCCACGGCTACCTCGAGGCGGTGGAATACGACCCGCCGGTCAAGGTCAACGACCACCTGCCCGAGGCGCTTCGCCATCTCACCGACCACATCCTGCGGGCCCGTCACGCGGCCGACCACGGCCTGTGGGAGATGCGCACGGAGAAGCGCCAAAGCGTGCACACCAAGGCGATGCTCTGGGTCGGTCTCGACCGCGCCGTGCAGATCGCCCGCGCCGACCCGAAGCACCGTCTCGCCAGTCCGGACACGATCGCCGGGTGGGAGCGGGCGGCGGCCGAGATCCGAGCGGAATACCATGCGCGGGGCTGGAACGCGGGGCGCGGCGCCTACACCATGGCCTACGAATCGGACGATCTCGATGCGGCAGTACTGCGCACCGTGCTGTTCGGCGCCTTCGATCCGCACGATCCGCGCGTCGCGAAAACCCTGGAGCGGGTCGGCGAGGAACTCGGCGCGGGCGACCTCATCTACCGCTACCGGATCGACGACGGGTTGGAGGGCGAAGAGGCGACCTTCACCGCCTGCTCCTTCTGGCGGGTCGGCTGTCTGGCGCTGGCCGGCCGCAACGATGAGGCCACCGCCCTGTTCGAGCGGCTGCTGGCGCGAGGCAACGATCTCGGCCTGTTCGCCGAGGAGATCGATGCGGAAACGGGCGAGCAACGCGGAAACGTACCGCAGGGCTTCACCCATATGGCGGTGATCAACCACGCCGTCCGCCTCGCCGCGGCCGACCGCGAGACGCCGACCGAGGAGCCGGATTGCCGGGCAGAGGCCGACGCCGTCCCAGCCTGA
- the hipO gene encoding Hippurate hydrolase, which yields MNTIDRIRSYADELTALRRDLHAHPEIGFEEVRTSGIVAEHLEKFGIEVHRGLGKTGVVGVLQGRPGARRIGLRADMDALPITEETNLPYRSTVPGKMHACGHDGHTTMLVGAARYLAETRDFDGTAVFVFQPAEEGLGGARAMIADGLFEKFPVDEIYAIHNAPHGPHGVLQVRPGPIMAAADFFDIRITGRGAHAAMPHQGIDPIVIATGLVQAMQSIVSRNSNPLKSAVVSVTQIHAGAAYNVIPEGAHLTGTVRTFDADLRKLIATRIRELAAGFAAAYGATIEVDLRDVFSVLDNHPEQAAAAAEVAAELFGSDKVEANTVPRMGSEDFADMVAAVPGAYAWLGATPGPGLHNASFDFDDSLIPLGAAYLARMVERRTAA from the coding sequence ATGAACACGATCGACCGCATCCGCAGCTATGCCGACGAGCTGACCGCTCTGCGGCGGGATCTCCACGCCCATCCCGAGATCGGCTTCGAGGAGGTCCGCACCTCCGGCATCGTCGCCGAGCATCTCGAAAAGTTCGGCATCGAGGTCCACCGGGGGCTGGGCAAGACCGGCGTGGTCGGCGTGCTGCAGGGCCGGCCGGGTGCGCGCCGGATCGGCCTGCGCGCCGACATGGATGCGCTGCCGATCACCGAGGAGACGAACCTCCCCTACCGCTCCACCGTGCCCGGAAAGATGCATGCCTGCGGGCATGACGGGCACACCACCATGCTGGTCGGCGCCGCCCGCTACCTCGCCGAGACCCGCGATTTCGACGGAACGGCCGTGTTCGTGTTCCAGCCGGCGGAGGAAGGTTTGGGCGGGGCCCGCGCGATGATCGCCGACGGCCTGTTCGAGAAATTCCCAGTCGACGAGATCTACGCGATCCACAACGCGCCCCACGGTCCCCACGGCGTGCTGCAGGTCCGGCCCGGCCCGATCATGGCGGCGGCCGATTTCTTCGACATCCGCATCACCGGCCGCGGCGCGCACGCGGCGATGCCGCATCAGGGCATCGACCCGATCGTGATCGCGACGGGGCTGGTGCAGGCGATGCAGTCGATCGTCAGCCGCAACAGCAACCCGCTGAAATCCGCCGTGGTCTCGGTCACGCAGATCCATGCGGGCGCGGCCTACAACGTCATCCCCGAGGGCGCGCATCTCACCGGCACCGTGCGCACCTTCGATGCCGATCTGCGCAAGCTGATCGCCACCCGCATCCGCGAACTGGCGGCGGGCTTTGCCGCGGCCTACGGCGCCACCATCGAGGTGGATCTGCGCGACGTGTTCTCGGTGCTCGACAATCATCCCGAGCAGGCGGCGGCCGCCGCCGAGGTCGCCGCCGAGCTGTTCGGCTCCGACAAGGTCGAGGCCAATACCGTGCCGCGCATGGGCAGCGAGGACTTCGCCGACATGGTCGCGGCGGTGCCCGGCGCCTATGCCTGGCTCGGCGCTACGCCGGGCCCGGGCCTGCACAATGCGAGCTTCGATTTCGACGACAGCCTGATCCCGCTCGGCGCGGCCTACCTGGCACGGATGGTGGAGCGGCGCACGGCGGCATAA
- a CDS encoding protein of unknown function (Evidence 5 : Unknown function) translates to MPGRGRRRPSLIGLYQQNQAIARSRVSGFTARAFQGVSPGQHRAERTSEEPMQSAEAGAGD, encoded by the coding sequence TTGCCGGGCAGAGGCCGACGCCGTCCCAGCCTGATCGGCCTATACCAACAAAACCAGGCGATCGCGCGAAGCCGAGTGAGCGGCTTCACGGCGCGGGCTTTTCAGGGCGTGAGCCCCGGACAGCATAGAGCGGAGCGGACGTCCGAGGAACCGATGCAGTCCGCGGAGGCGGGCGCCGGCGATTGA
- a CDS encoding putative N-acetylglucosamine-6-phosphate deacetylase (nagA-like) (Evidence 3 : Putative function from multiple computational evidences; Product type e : enzyme): protein MIPLGTRDYHAIAAERVFDGERMLGDRTVVLRGGHIIDVTAEPPADVPLVRLPAGAVLAPGFIDCQVNGGGGVLLNDDSSLAGIARIAGAHRRGGTTALLPTLITDTRPAIRAAIAGVAAAIQAGVPGILGIHLEGPFLSPQRIGIHDPSRLAEFGPGDAELLTSLGEHGLTLVTLAPEQVPAGAVADLVARGARVCAGHTADTGVAIRAAMAEGLTGFTHLFNAMSQIGPRETGAVGVALSEARTFAGIIADGYHVGDDQLRLALRLKGSERLMLVSDAMPPVGDTRADASFTLFGRRIVRTGDRLTGEDGTLAGAAITMAEAVRHMSTRGGASLAEALAMASLTPARFLGLDARLGRIAPGFAADLVALSADRAVLGTWIGGEQAV from the coding sequence ATGATCCCTTTGGGAACCCGGGATTATCACGCGATCGCTGCCGAGCGCGTCTTCGATGGCGAGCGGATGCTCGGCGACCGCACCGTCGTGCTGCGCGGCGGGCACATCATCGACGTCACCGCCGAGCCGCCCGCGGATGTTCCCCTCGTCCGGCTGCCGGCGGGCGCGGTGCTGGCGCCGGGCTTCATCGACTGTCAGGTCAATGGCGGCGGAGGGGTGCTCCTCAACGACGATTCCAGCCTGGCCGGCATCGCCCGGATCGCGGGCGCGCACCGGCGCGGCGGCACCACCGCCCTGCTGCCGACCCTCATCACCGACACGCGGCCCGCGATCCGGGCGGCCATCGCGGGCGTTGCGGCGGCGATCCAGGCGGGCGTCCCCGGCATCCTCGGCATACACCTCGAAGGGCCGTTCCTGAGCCCGCAGCGGATCGGCATCCACGACCCGTCCCGACTCGCCGAATTCGGGCCCGGCGACGCCGAACTCCTGACCAGCCTGGGCGAGCACGGCCTCACCCTGGTGACGCTGGCCCCCGAGCAGGTGCCAGCCGGCGCGGTGGCCGATCTCGTCGCCCGCGGCGCCCGGGTCTGCGCAGGGCATACGGCGGACACCGGGGTCGCGATCCGGGCGGCGATGGCGGAAGGGCTCACCGGCTTCACCCACCTGTTCAACGCTATGTCACAGATCGGCCCGCGCGAGACCGGCGCGGTCGGCGTCGCCCTCTCGGAGGCCAGGACTTTTGCCGGGATCATCGCCGACGGATACCATGTCGGCGACGACCAGCTTCGGCTGGCCCTGCGCCTCAAGGGAAGCGAGCGGCTGATGCTGGTGAGCGATGCCATGCCACCGGTCGGCGACACCCGCGCGGACGCGTCCTTCACCCTGTTCGGACGCCGGATCGTCCGGACCGGCGACCGGCTCACCGGCGAGGACGGCACCCTGGCGGGCGCGGCGATCACCATGGCGGAGGCCGTCCGCCACATGAGCACGCGCGGCGGCGCCTCCCTCGCGGAGGCCCTGGCGATGGCCTCGCTGACCCCAGCCCGCTTCCTCGGGCTCGACGCCCGGCTCGGCCGGATCGCCCCCGGCTTTGCCGCCGATCTCGTCGCGCTCTCCGCCGACAGGGCGGTGCTCGGCACGTGGATCGGCGGGGAACAAGCCGTGTAA
- a CDS encoding conserved protein of unknown function (Evidence 4 : Unknown function but conserved in other organisms) encodes MISEKRQEPRKRTFLKGRIHFNKGASSMDCLVRDFSEMGARLELSETNTLPETFDLYIPQKEITLRSNLRWRRGDAVGVAFAEVQKAAPEPSPAPSTDPSLAVLLRRIAELEAENAGLRAVIASMGSSLGAGTGAGMGAGSTNGVRHA; translated from the coding sequence ATGATCAGCGAGAAGCGCCAGGAGCCTCGCAAGCGAACCTTTCTCAAGGGACGGATCCACTTCAACAAGGGTGCGTCCAGCATGGACTGCCTCGTCCGGGATTTCTCGGAGATGGGCGCACGGCTGGAGTTGAGCGAGACCAACACCCTGCCGGAAACGTTCGACCTCTACATCCCGCAGAAAGAGATCACCCTCCGGTCGAATCTGCGCTGGCGCCGCGGCGACGCGGTCGGCGTAGCCTTCGCGGAGGTGCAGAAGGCTGCCCCCGAGCCGTCCCCGGCACCGTCGACGGACCCGTCGCTGGCCGTCCTGCTGCGCCGGATCGCCGAGTTGGAGGCCGAGAATGCCGGCCTGCGCGCGGTGATCGCGTCGATGGGAAGCAGCCTGGGTGCCGGCACGGGAGCGGGCATGGGCGCGGGATCGACGAACGGGGTACGGCACGCCTGA
- a CDS encoding protein of unknown function; putative exported protein (Evidence 5 : Unknown function), whose translation MKLPLRRGLFILAATLTLAAGPVAAQGSSGNAGSGLSPSASATGNDRSAGVNNGNYRRPGGYGTRRGYSTRRAYRPTRSHSRRSMRSRAPRF comes from the coding sequence ATGAAACTTCCGCTTCGGCGCGGCCTCTTCATCCTGGCCGCAACGCTCACCCTCGCCGCCGGCCCGGTGGCCGCGCAGGGCAGCAGCGGCAATGCGGGCAGCGGGCTCTCGCCGTCGGCGAGCGCCACCGGCAACGACCGCAGCGCCGGCGTCAACAACGGCAACTACCGCCGACCCGGCGGCTACGGCACGCGGCGGGGCTACAGCACGCGGCGGGCCTACCGCCCGACCAGGAGCCATTCGCGGCGGTCCATGCGGAGCCGCGCGCCCCGGTTCTGA
- a CDS encoding putative Glucosamine-fructose-6-phosphate aminotransferase (gmlS-like) (Evidence 3 : Putative function from multiple computational evidences; Product type e : enzyme): MSATTFMAREIAEIPDAAALLVAGEAARIGATLRARSFPFVVVCGRGSSGHAGVHLRYLIETRLSLPVSAAAPSVVTGYDRPPNVAGALFIVVSQSGRSPDLVAATEAARAGGALTLALVNDPDSPAARASDLVLPILAGPEHAVAATKTVTNSAIAGAALVSAWAGDSELERGLAALPERLRQALTLDWSAWSADLAGAPAAFVTGRGHGLGPLREIALKLAETLRLPALGYSAAELRHGPRASVSVATPVLALRQADPLAEGVDALVRDLSRDGMRVHACGGPLGTLPWLGDGHPACDPIAMLVPAYRAIEAEARRRGLDPDKPAGLTKVTETL; this comes from the coding sequence AACGACCTTCATGGCGCGGGAGATCGCCGAGATCCCCGACGCCGCCGCTTTGCTGGTAGCCGGCGAAGCAGCCCGGATCGGTGCGACGCTGCGGGCCAGGAGCTTCCCCTTCGTGGTCGTGTGCGGACGGGGCAGTTCGGGCCATGCCGGCGTGCATCTGCGCTACCTGATCGAGACGCGGCTCAGCCTGCCGGTTTCGGCCGCTGCGCCCTCGGTGGTGACGGGCTATGACCGTCCGCCGAACGTGGCGGGCGCGCTCTTCATCGTGGTCTCACAATCAGGCCGCTCGCCCGATCTCGTCGCGGCGACGGAAGCGGCGCGGGCCGGCGGCGCCCTGACGCTCGCCCTCGTCAACGATCCCGACTCCCCGGCCGCGCGGGCGAGCGACCTCGTCCTGCCGATCCTCGCCGGGCCGGAGCATGCGGTCGCCGCCACCAAGACGGTGACGAATTCAGCCATCGCGGGCGCGGCGCTGGTTTCGGCCTGGGCCGGCGACAGCGAGCTGGAACGGGGCCTTGCCGCCCTACCGGAGCGGCTGAGACAGGCACTCACCCTCGACTGGTCCGCCTGGAGCGCCGACCTCGCGGGCGCGCCTGCGGCCTTCGTCACCGGGCGCGGCCACGGTCTCGGGCCGCTGCGCGAAATCGCCCTCAAGCTCGCCGAGACCCTGCGCCTGCCCGCGCTCGGCTACTCGGCGGCGGAGCTGCGCCACGGGCCCCGCGCCTCCGTCTCAGTCGCAACGCCGGTCCTGGCCCTGCGCCAGGCCGATCCGCTGGCCGAGGGCGTGGACGCCCTCGTGCGCGACCTCAGCCGCGACGGAATGCGGGTCCATGCCTGCGGCGGCCCCCTCGGCACCCTGCCCTGGCTCGGCGACGGCCATCCGGCCTGCGACCCCATCGCCATGCTGGTGCCGGCCTACCGCGCCATCGAGGCCGAAGCCCGCCGCCGCGGCCTCGACCCGGACAAGCCGGCCGGCCTCACCAAGGTGACGGAGACGCTGTGA